A stretch of Nilaparvata lugens isolate BPH chromosome 12, ASM1435652v1, whole genome shotgun sequence DNA encodes these proteins:
- the LOC111047593 gene encoding COMM domain-containing protein 2-like yields the protein MILNLKEEHKAHLSLLFKQPVNVLQDFCKLALEYLVRGSKPKLYSSAAQKLEVEPDDIENAVEGIVFLLIESSKNKLNELDFRDTLLTVGFSEEQQAVLSELYKSKEKELNEVLPSSSLHLPHFKNLEWRFECQVSSRSVAKQLTPKVTLNLTLTGDKEPSNILLQADPKNLQHMTGVLEKALKEARSQNSRRLQRRLKIS from the exons atgattttaaatttgaagGAGGAACACAAGGCACACTTGTCTTTACTTTTCAAGCAACCGGTGAATG TTCTACAAGATTTCTGCAAACTAGCCTTGGAATATCTGGTGAGGGGATCAAAACCAAAACTGTATTCCAGTGCGGCCC agAAACTGGAAGTGGAACCTGATGATATAGAAAATGCAGTCGAAGGCATCGTTTTCCTATTAATCGAAAGCTCAAAGAATAAG TTGAATGAGCTCGACTTCCGGGACACCCTGTTGACAGTTGGCTTTAGTGAGGAACAGCAAGCTGTTCTGAGTGAACTGTACAAAAGCAAAGAGAAAGAACTGAATGAAGTGTTACCGTCCAGTTCTCTACACTTGCCACACTTCAAAAATCTCGAATGGAGATTCGAGTGTCAA GTATCTTCACGATCAGTGGCCAAACAGCTGACTCCCAAGGTCACCTTAAACCTGACCTTGACTGGAGATAAGGAGCCCTCCAACATTCTTCTCCAGGCTGACCCTAAGAATCTCCAGCACATGACTGGTGTACTGGAGAAAGCTCTCAAGGAGGCTAGATCACAGAACAGTCGTCGACTCCAGAGGCGGTTGAAAATCAGCTGA